Proteins encoded within one genomic window of Methanobacterium sp. Maddingley MBC34:
- a CDS encoding LL-diaminopimelate aminotransferase apoenzyme (PFAM: Aminotransferase class I and II~TIGRFAM: LL-diaminopimelate aminotransferase), translating into MAVKINENYLLIKSNYIFSEINQRVEKYQNDNPDANIIRMGIGDVTRPLPKVVTEKFTEAVHEMGDTETFRGYGPEQGYDFLIEEIIKNDYTPRGITLSSDEVFVSDGAKCDTGNIQEIFDLSSTVAVTDPVYPVYVESNVMAGRTGPMGDDGRYQKLVYIPCTEENGFIPELPESPVDLIYLCFPNNPTGTALTTEQLAQWVDYARENNSIILFDAAYEAYIQEDNIPHSIYEIEGAREVAIEFRSFSKNAGFTGTRCAYTVVPKEVMGFDSEGNPHSVNSLWNRRQTTKFNGVSYPIQVAACGVYSPEGQKEIKESIDYYMQNASIIRNSLKDLGLRVYGGVNSPYIWVKTPGDMDSWQFFDLLLDEAHIVGTPGVGFGPSGEGYLRLTAFNTLENTEKAMERISKLSI; encoded by the coding sequence ATGGCAGTTAAAATCAATGAAAACTATCTGTTAATTAAAAGCAACTATATCTTTTCTGAAATTAATCAAAGGGTTGAAAAATACCAGAATGATAATCCCGATGCCAACATAATCCGGATGGGTATTGGCGATGTAACACGACCATTACCTAAGGTTGTTACTGAAAAATTCACCGAAGCAGTGCATGAAATGGGTGATACTGAAACATTCAGGGGCTATGGTCCAGAGCAGGGTTATGATTTTTTGATTGAGGAAATTATAAAAAATGATTACACCCCTAGGGGCATCACCCTATCCTCTGATGAAGTTTTCGTCAGTGACGGTGCTAAATGTGATACTGGTAACATTCAGGAAATTTTTGATTTATCCAGCACTGTAGCAGTTACTGATCCAGTTTATCCTGTTTATGTGGAGAGTAATGTTATGGCGGGGAGAACCGGGCCCATGGGGGATGATGGTCGATACCAGAAACTGGTTTACATACCTTGCACTGAAGAGAATGGGTTTATCCCTGAACTTCCAGAGTCACCAGTGGATTTAATTTATTTATGCTTCCCTAACAATCCTACTGGTACTGCACTGACCACAGAACAACTGGCACAATGGGTGGATTATGCCCGTGAAAACAATTCAATAATTCTCTTTGATGCTGCATATGAAGCTTACATCCAGGAAGACAACATACCTCATAGTATTTATGAGATTGAAGGTGCCCGTGAAGTGGCAATTGAGTTCAGAAGTTTCTCTAAAAATGCTGGTTTCACCGGTACCCGTTGTGCTTACACCGTAGTTCCTAAGGAAGTTATGGGCTTTGACAGTGAAGGTAACCCTCATTCAGTTAACAGTTTATGGAACCGCCGTCAGACCACCAAGTTCAACGGTGTTTCATATCCTATTCAGGTGGCTGCCTGTGGAGTTTATTCACCAGAAGGACAGAAAGAGATCAAAGAATCCATTGATTATTACATGCAAAATGCTTCCATAATCAGGAACAGCTTAAAAGATCTGGGTTTAAGGGTTTACGGTGGAGTTAACTCACCCTATATCTGGGTTAAAACCCCTGGAGATATGGATTCCTGGCAATTCTTTGATCTTCTACTGGATGAAGCCCACATAGTGGGAACTCCTGGTGTGGGTTTCGGTCCTAGTGGTGAGGGTTATCTCAGGTTAACCGCCTTCAACACCCTGGAAAACACTGAAAAAGCCATGGAAAGAATATCCAAGTTATCTATCTAA
- a CDS encoding Zc3h12a-like Ribonuclease (PFAM: Zc3h12a-like Ribonuclease domain), whose translation MQVIVDASNVAHFGKKDGKPSLAKLLKAVESLEKLGYHPILIADASLRHEIDEKEEFNKLLDEEKVHQVPAGTNADHYILNLAEEEDAKILSNDAFREFYDEFRDINSRRIPYSFKGENIVIGSSAQPKKIKNILQKISTQTLSEFEKKGYDSYKLKKNKKLSGIAVAKEAIDRISKTSDEGIDSKIEGMFMKIPLFDKVMKMVEDAEKTSDFIIFVLVSPRDYRDAVRNAGNIAVTVGDRLKLDHAPLVAVRNDLFTKPGTFELNIIYSDEILEESPFDVNITINDHDYSFVKKNSRNIASTVAARLGTWKFPIVSVKPSMLMEKPGHYDINLDKGGDK comes from the coding sequence TTGCAGGTAATTGTGGATGCATCTAACGTAGCCCACTTCGGAAAAAAGGATGGAAAACCCAGCCTAGCTAAATTGCTTAAAGCAGTAGAGTCTCTGGAAAAGTTAGGATACCATCCTATTCTCATCGCTGATGCATCGCTGAGACATGAAATCGATGAGAAGGAAGAATTCAATAAACTCCTTGATGAGGAAAAAGTGCACCAGGTACCCGCAGGCACCAACGCAGATCACTACATCCTGAATCTGGCTGAAGAAGAAGATGCAAAAATATTATCCAATGATGCCTTCCGTGAGTTCTACGATGAATTCAGGGATATTAACAGTCGCAGAATTCCATATAGCTTTAAGGGTGAGAATATAGTAATTGGTAGTTCTGCTCAGCCCAAAAAAATCAAAAACATCCTGCAAAAAATATCTACCCAGACACTATCTGAATTTGAGAAGAAGGGTTATGATTCATATAAACTGAAAAAAAACAAGAAACTTTCAGGGATTGCAGTGGCCAAAGAGGCAATTGATCGTATATCCAAGACTTCTGATGAGGGCATAGACTCTAAAATTGAAGGAATGTTCATGAAAATACCCTTATTTGACAAGGTCATGAAAATGGTGGAAGATGCTGAGAAAACCAGTGATTTCATCATCTTTGTACTGGTAAGCCCCCGTGACTACCGGGATGCAGTAAGAAATGCAGGTAACATCGCAGTGACTGTAGGTGACCGTTTAAAATTAGACCATGCTCCTCTGGTGGCGGTTCGTAACGATTTATTCACCAAACCAGGGACCTTCGAGTTGAATATTATTTACTCTGATGAAATACTGGAGGAATCTCCCTTTGATGTTAATATCACCATCAATGATCACGACTACTCCTTTGTTAAGAAAAACTCCCGAAACATAGCCAGCACAGTCGCTGCACGGTTAGGAACCTGGAAGTTCCCTATAGTATCAGTAAAACCGAGCATGCTGATGGAGAAACCCGGACACTATGATATAAATCTGGACAAGGGAGGAGACAAGTAG
- a CDS encoding UDP-N-acetylmuramoylalanine-D-glutamate ligase (PFAM: Mur ligase middle domain), producing the protein MKCVVIGAGNAGRPAARILNYAGHQVQITDEKEMEEFPESVQKTLHKMAEEGVNLHLGLDDPTNIEDVDAVYISPNIPKDSPIRHYLIDNELKLIINQDIAKIMDTAINVDVIGVTGTLGKTSTTHIISEIFENAGYNVWTCSSLSGNLLSEVIVDGIINGDHLKSDIAVLELPHGTIRLLSELKLKVGLITNIYSDHLSEFEGSLEKYISRKLMIVPSSEMIVASSQCRDKLQELTVLYYCSKNSDCDVSGYLKDGNIGIKYKLKGREGEFETEFNLKGYYFENSLAAATVALAYGLKEESIRKGLMKFKGIPGHLEYIGNYSGRDVHFDAAFVPEGIISTLKQFSQADGSDLIILIDNPDSTNPRDKLEIGKVLGEYAQVIIASGYNETTGILDMKSAHEVLEGAKDSDALKIATEDMVTAGEYSIKHSKPGDIILHIGPGAITNYDDLKSKMMKGIDEGCKKYS; encoded by the coding sequence ATGAAGTGTGTCGTAATAGGTGCAGGTAATGCTGGGCGACCAGCTGCCAGGATTTTAAATTATGCTGGTCACCAGGTTCAAATAACTGATGAAAAGGAAATGGAGGAATTTCCAGAGAGTGTGCAAAAAACCCTCCATAAAATGGCCGAAGAAGGTGTTAATCTTCATCTGGGGCTTGATGACCCCACCAATATTGAAGATGTGGATGCAGTGTACATTTCTCCAAACATACCTAAAGATTCTCCAATCAGACATTACTTGATTGATAATGAATTAAAATTAATTATAAATCAGGATATCGCCAAAATTATGGATACTGCCATAAATGTTGATGTTATAGGCGTAACCGGGACCCTTGGAAAAACCAGCACAACTCATATCATCTCTGAAATCTTTGAAAATGCTGGATACAATGTGTGGACCTGTTCATCCCTTTCAGGCAATTTACTCAGTGAAGTGATTGTGGACGGAATTATCAATGGTGATCACCTCAAAAGTGATATAGCTGTGTTGGAATTACCCCACGGCACTATCCGACTTTTATCAGAATTGAAACTTAAAGTAGGTTTAATAACCAATATTTATTCGGACCATCTATCTGAATTTGAAGGTTCCCTGGAAAAATATATCAGTAGAAAGTTAATGATAGTCCCTTCCAGTGAAATGATCGTTGCCAGCTCCCAGTGCAGGGACAAACTCCAGGAGCTCACTGTGTTATATTACTGCTCAAAGAACAGTGATTGTGATGTTTCTGGTTACCTTAAAGATGGGAACATTGGGATCAAATATAAATTAAAGGGACGAGAAGGGGAATTCGAAACAGAATTCAACCTAAAAGGATATTACTTTGAAAACTCCCTTGCTGCAGCAACTGTTGCTTTAGCTTATGGTTTAAAGGAAGAATCCATACGGAAAGGTTTAATGAAGTTTAAAGGAATTCCTGGACATTTAGAATACATTGGTAATTATTCTGGGCGTGATGTCCATTTCGATGCGGCTTTTGTACCTGAAGGTATTATTTCTACTTTAAAACAGTTTTCACAGGCCGATGGTTCTGATCTGATAATATTAATTGATAATCCTGATAGTACCAATCCCCGGGACAAGTTAGAAATCGGGAAAGTACTGGGAGAATATGCACAGGTGATCATTGCCAGTGGATACAATGAAACCACTGGTATCCTGGATATGAAATCAGCACATGAAGTACTCGAAGGGGCAAAAGATTCTGATGCACTTAAAATAGCCACAGAAGACATGGTTACTGCAGGTGAGTACTCCATTAAACATTCCAAACCTGGAGATATCATATTGCATATTGGTCCTGGTGCAATAACCAATTATGATGATCTAAAATCTAAAATGATGAAAGGCATAGATGAAGGATGTAAAAAATATTCATAA
- a CDS encoding dTDP-4-dehydrorhamnose reductase (PFAM: RmlD substrate binding domain~TIGRFAM: dTDP-4-dehydrorhamnose reductase), translated as MKVMIIGAEGMLGHDLEDILSAEHDVSTTTIYTLDITDIDKTIETVKSINPDVVVHAAAFTDVDGSESNADLAYHVNAIGTRNVAVACLEADSALVYICTDYVFDGTKGTPYREYDQTNPLSVYGETKHQGEVYIRDVLNKFYIVRTAWLYGYHGPNFVTTMLKLAENHDSISVVSDQIGTPTYTVDLAKAINQLINKPAYGIYHVTNSDHCSWYEYAQLIFENAGIEIDLKPVTTEEFGSPAPRPLYSVLENYNWKMEGFPQIRSYKEALKEYMDML; from the coding sequence ATGAAAGTAATGATTATAGGCGCAGAAGGAATGTTAGGGCATGATCTGGAAGATATTTTATCTGCTGAACATGATGTTAGCACTACTACTATTTACACTCTGGATATAACTGACATTGATAAGACAATTGAGACTGTGAAAAGCATCAATCCCGATGTGGTGGTTCATGCTGCTGCTTTCACTGATGTTGATGGGAGTGAGTCCAATGCAGACCTGGCTTACCATGTGAATGCAATTGGAACCCGTAATGTGGCAGTAGCCTGCTTGGAAGCAGACAGTGCACTGGTTTACATCTGCACAGACTATGTTTTCGATGGAACCAAAGGCACCCCCTACCGTGAATATGACCAGACCAATCCATTGAGTGTATATGGAGAGACCAAGCACCAGGGAGAAGTTTACATACGTGATGTTCTGAATAAATTCTACATTGTTCGAACTGCATGGTTGTATGGTTATCATGGTCCTAACTTTGTCACCACCATGTTGAAATTAGCAGAAAACCATGATAGTATATCTGTGGTCAGCGACCAAATCGGAACTCCCACCTACACCGTGGATCTGGCTAAAGCCATAAATCAGCTCATAAATAAACCAGCATATGGTATTTACCATGTTACCAACAGTGATCATTGTTCATGGTATGAGTATGCTCAGTTAATCTTTGAAAATGCGGGTATAGAAATTGATTTAAAACCAGTAACCACGGAAGAATTCGGCAGCCCAGCCCCACGACCACTCTATTCTGTTCTTGAAAATTACAACTGGAAGATGGAAGGATTCCCCCAGATCAGGAGTTATAAAGAGGCTCTAAAGGAATATATGGATATGTTATAA
- a CDS encoding putative hydrolase of the metallo-beta-lactamase superfamily (PFAM: RNA-metabolising metallo-beta-lactamase) gives MTSIDFFGGVDEIGGNKIRVQGNDSSFFLDFGMGFSHANDYLSEFLQPRKANGICDFVELGLLPDIKGIYREDYLRHVGLPYPDEPSVDGVLISHSHVDHVAYVHHLREDIPIYLTNESYLILKALEDTGAASFSEYLHLKKSFYLEPKKRGDGYMRSRANIIDRDIQIVKPYKKFEIGDFSIKSAPVDHSLPGASAFICENEDETIVYTGDLRFHGRHPELTLKFIKEARKSKPTIMISEGTRIDSSRNISEIDIEERAVNAVNKYQGLVVVNYPVRDLDRLLTFYKVAEDTERKLVVSLKQAYILNLFNEINDEYPDLSDVMIYKPRKGWGLLGEDSFACVDDEWLCASDIDSSQSLRDYKKWERELLENDNVLTFHDLREDPGDYIFRCDFFELKELIDIKPENGVYIKSSTEPFDEQMEINERKVRNWLKLFNLPLLNKCFHASGHANGKEILDMIREVNPDKLYPVHTTQKNKFMELQDDGIKVIYPTLTE, from the coding sequence TTGACCAGTATTGATTTTTTCGGTGGCGTGGATGAAATTGGGGGCAATAAGATCCGCGTGCAGGGTAATGATAGTTCTTTCTTCTTAGACTTTGGAATGGGATTTTCACATGCCAACGATTACTTATCTGAGTTTCTGCAACCACGGAAAGCCAATGGAATCTGTGACTTTGTAGAACTGGGCCTCTTACCGGATATAAAAGGCATTTATCGGGAAGATTACCTCCGACATGTTGGCCTCCCTTACCCAGATGAACCTTCAGTTGACGGAGTTCTCATCAGCCACTCCCACGTGGACCACGTGGCTTATGTCCATCATTTACGAGAAGACATTCCAATCTACCTTACCAATGAATCTTACCTGATTTTAAAAGCCCTGGAAGATACTGGTGCAGCATCATTCTCAGAGTATCTTCATTTAAAAAAATCCTTTTATCTGGAACCCAAAAAACGTGGTGATGGTTACATGCGTTCCCGGGCTAATATCATTGATCGTGACATCCAAATTGTGAAACCATATAAAAAGTTTGAAATTGGTGACTTTAGCATTAAATCTGCCCCAGTTGATCATTCCCTACCTGGAGCATCGGCATTTATCTGTGAAAATGAAGATGAAACCATTGTATACACTGGTGATCTTCGTTTCCATGGTAGACATCCAGAACTCACCCTTAAATTCATTAAAGAAGCCCGTAAATCCAAGCCCACCATTATGATCAGTGAAGGTACACGTATTGATAGTAGTCGGAATATCAGTGAAATTGACATTGAAGAACGTGCAGTTAATGCTGTGAACAAGTATCAAGGCCTGGTGGTGGTTAACTATCCTGTAAGGGATCTGGACCGGCTTCTAACTTTCTATAAAGTTGCTGAGGATACAGAAAGGAAGCTGGTGGTGAGCCTTAAACAGGCTTATATTCTGAATTTGTTCAATGAAATCAACGATGAGTATCCTGATTTATCAGATGTGATGATTTACAAGCCCCGTAAGGGCTGGGGTCTTCTGGGAGAGGATAGTTTTGCCTGTGTGGATGATGAATGGTTATGTGCCAGTGACATTGATTCCTCACAAAGCCTAAGGGATTACAAGAAATGGGAAAGAGAACTATTGGAAAATGATAATGTATTGACTTTTCATGACCTTCGGGAAGATCCAGGGGATTATATATTCCGCTGTGATTTTTTTGAGTTAAAAGAACTTATTGATATAAAACCAGAGAATGGTGTATATATTAAGTCCAGCACCGAACCCTTTGATGAACAGATGGAAATAAATGAAAGGAAGGTACGAAATTGGTTGAAGTTATTCAACTTGCCCCTTTTAAATAAATGCTTCCATGCATCTGGGCACGCCAATGGCAAAGAGATTCTGGACATGATCCGTGAGGTCAATCCAGATAAGTTATATCCAGTTCACACCACACAAAAAAATAAATTCATGGAACTTCAGGATGACGGTATAAAAGTTATTTATCCCACCCTGACTGAATAA
- a CDS encoding glutamate N-acetyltransferase (PFAM: ArgJ family~TIGRFAM: glutamate N-acetyltransferase/amino-acid acetyltransferase) codes for MKKIEGGICAVEGVKAAGACEDNYGVAIIHYPESSAAAVFTRNKVQAAPIIITRESVKDGKLSAIVANSGNANCFTGQEGIEHAKLMTFQVAEGLDIPQGDVAVASTGIIGRQLPLPIISNLITDALRRLETSSESSRNAAEAIMTTDTYPKEFAVETTLNNGKTIRIGGITKGSGMIAPNMGTMLSFITTDIEATPTELEEALTKSVEKTFNMVVVDGDESTNDIVILLSRPGNGNIDEKFQDALDYLCGELAQMMAKDGEGATKYMEVEVNGAKTLNDARIAARSVVKSPLVKTALFGADPNWGRIVAAVGYSGASMDEDVISVRLEEGERFVDIVNNGQIMAFEGTEELEVAESIMEREEIKITVDLAVGKYSATAYGCDLSYDYVRINSEYST; via the coding sequence ATGAAAAAAATTGAAGGTGGAATATGTGCAGTGGAAGGTGTAAAGGCAGCAGGGGCCTGTGAAGATAATTATGGGGTAGCAATTATTCATTACCCTGAAAGCAGTGCTGCAGCAGTGTTTACCAGAAATAAAGTTCAAGCCGCCCCTATTATCATCACCCGAGAATCAGTTAAAGATGGGAAACTATCAGCTATTGTTGCCAACAGTGGAAATGCCAACTGCTTCACCGGGCAAGAAGGTATTGAACATGCTAAACTCATGACTTTTCAAGTGGCCGAAGGGCTGGACATCCCCCAGGGGGATGTTGCAGTTGCATCCACCGGGATCATCGGACGCCAGCTACCATTACCCATCATCAGCAATCTCATCACCGATGCACTGCGAAGACTGGAAACGTCGTCTGAGTCATCACGAAATGCTGCAGAGGCCATAATGACGACTGACACTTATCCCAAGGAATTCGCAGTTGAAACAACCCTAAATAATGGTAAAACAATCCGTATAGGTGGTATTACTAAGGGTTCAGGAATGATCGCCCCTAACATGGGTACCATGCTTTCATTTATAACCACTGATATTGAAGCCACACCTACTGAACTTGAAGAAGCATTAACCAAATCTGTGGAAAAAACATTCAACATGGTGGTTGTGGATGGTGATGAGAGCACCAATGACATAGTTATACTCTTGTCCAGACCAGGAAATGGAAACATTGACGAAAAATTCCAGGACGCACTGGACTACCTGTGCGGTGAACTGGCCCAGATGATGGCCAAAGATGGAGAAGGAGCAACCAAGTACATGGAAGTGGAAGTTAATGGTGCTAAAACATTAAATGACGCTAGAATCGCAGCCCGTTCCGTAGTGAAATCACCCCTGGTAAAAACTGCCCTATTCGGCGCTGATCCCAACTGGGGCCGTATAGTGGCAGCAGTGGGATACTCCGGAGCCAGCATGGATGAAGATGTCATCAGTGTTCGTTTAGAAGAAGGGGAAAGATTTGTGGATATTGTAAATAATGGTCAGATAATGGCCTTTGAAGGAACCGAAGAGCTAGAAGTTGCAGAAAGCATTATGGAACGAGAAGAAATCAAAATAACCGTTGATCTGGCTGTTGGAAAATACAGTGCAACAGCTTATGGCTGTGACCTTAGCTATGATTACGTACGCATCAATTCAGAGTATTCCACCTGA